The Fusobacterium pseudoperiodonticum DNA window TAAAAAGAGCAACAGTAATTCCAGCATCATCAGTAGCTTTTCCAAAAATTACAGCTGAATCCTCATCTCTAGTAATTTCATAACCAGCTTTTTTAACCTTGTTAACATCCAAATTTTTAGGTATAGCAAAAGATATTGCCCCTAAAATTAAAAATAAACCTAATATAATTTTTTTCATAATTCTCTCCAATCTTATTAATTTTTTTTGTAACTTATCTATTTTATCATTATTTTAAATAGCTTTCAACCTCGTTAAGAACTTTATCCACAGCATTATTTAATTCAGTATTAGATAGTTCATTATCTGTTGCATATAAAACAGATATATAGCAATCTTTAATTTTTGTATTTTTAGCAACAAAATTATAAGTGAAACCTCCATTTTCATTATTAGCAAATTTATTTACATAAGCTCTTTTATTATTAATAGAACTTAAAAATTGTTGATTATCTGGAGTGCTTGACTTGATTATGTCACTTACCTCTTTAGCATTAACACCTTCTGTCACAGTAAAAGTCACAGATATTCCAGCTTCATCAGTAGACTTTACAAATGTAAAAAAGTCATCATCATCATCATAAATTTCATAAGAATTTTGTTTTATTTTATTCACATCAACAAAGCTAGGACTAGCAAAAGATAATGCTCCCAAAATTAAGAATAATCCTAATATAATTTTTTTCATATTGTCCTCCTAAAAAATATTTTAAGTTTAGCAATTTATGTTATAATAAAAAGGTGAATATTAAATGAATACAAAATGAATATAGAAAGTATTTTTACATAAAAAATCCCTACTATTACAAAGAAAGTAATGGTAGGGATATCTTTATTTCAAGAAACTCTCAGCTTCATTTAAAAGACTCTCAGTAGCTTCTTCTATTTCTTTTTCTGAAAGCTTTCTAGGTGTAACAACTGAAACAATAGGATAACAGTTTTCATTTTTAGAATTTTTAGCAACATAGATATTTATATACATACCTTCAGATAAATAGCTTATAATATAAGCTTTTTCATTTTCATTTTCATATAAAAGTTTAAATCTTTTTGGAATTGTTTTTGGATCTACTTCATTTAATGCTTTTTTAATTGAATTTTCTCTATTATCTAAGTTATATTTTATAATAATAGATTCAACTGTCTCTTCTATTCTTTTTACAATTGTAAAACTATCTGATTTATTTACCCTTATATGATAACCGTTTTCTTGAAATTTCTCTTTGTCTACATAATCAGGCAAACTCTCAGGCGAAGCAAAAGACAGCATCCCTAACATTAAAAATATTGCTAATATAATTTTTTTCATAATTCACTCTCCCCAAAATATTTTTTTAATTCTACCATAAATTTTTTTATTTTACTAATATTTTAAGTTTTGTATTTTATGTTATAATAAAAAGGTAAATGATAATTAATACAAATTGGATATAGAAGGGAGTTCTAGTTATGATTAAAAAGTTAATAGAAAATTTTAAAAATATTAAAATAGCCGTTATTGGAGATTTGATGTTAGATGAATATATTATGGGAAAAGTGGAAAGAATATCACCTGAAGCACCTGTTCCTGTTGTTAAAGTTACGGAAGAAAAATTTGTTTTAGGTGGAGCTGCCAATGTTATCAATAACCTTGCTGCATTAGGTGCAAATGTTTATTGTGGAGGACTTGTTGGAAACGATAACAATGCAGAAAAACTTATAAATGCCTTTCCTAAAAATGTTGATTGCAATTTAATTTTAAAGGCTGATAACCGTCCTACTATTGTAAAGAAAAGAGTAATAGCAGGGCATCAACAACTTTTAAGACTTGACTGGGAAGAGGAATTCTCTATCAATGAAGAAGAAGAAAATATAATAATAGAAAATCTTAAAAGTCATATAAAAGAATTAGATGCGATTATTTTATCTGACTATAATAAGGGACTTTTAACAAAATCTCTTTCACAGAAAATTATAAATCTATGTAGAGAAAATAATGTGATAGTTACTGTTGATCCTAAACCAAAAAATATTACTAACTTTGTGGGAGCATCTTCTATTACTCCAAATAAAAAGGAAGCTTATTTGGCTGTAGATGCAAATTCAAGAGAAGATATAGATATAGTTGGAAGAAAATTAAAAGAACAATATAAACTAGACACTGTCTTAATCACAAGAAGTGAAGAAGGAATGACTTTATATGATGAAGGAATTCACAATATTCCTACTTATGCAAAGGAAGTCTATGATGTAACAGGTGCAGGGGACACAGTTATTTCAGTTTTCACTTTAGCAAGAGCTGCAGGAGCAACTTGGGAAGAAGCAGCAAAGATAGCCAATGCAGCTGGAGGAATAGTAGTTGGAAAAATAGGTACTTCTACTGTTAGTGAAAAGGAATTAATTTCTACTTATAACAGTATATATAACATAGGAGGGACTTGTGAATGTTAAGAATAGGTAATGGTTATGATGTTCATAGATTGGTTGAAGGTAGAAGATTGATGTTAGGTGGTGTAGAAGTTCCACATACAAAAGGAGTTCTAGGACATTCTGATGGAGATGTGCTTTTACATGCAATAACTGATGCAATAATTGGAGCCTTAGGTTTAGGAGATATAGGGCTACATTTTCCTGACAATGATGAAAATTTAAAGGATATAGACAGTGCAATTTTATTGAAAAAAATAAATAATATTATGAAAGAAAAAAACTATAGAATAGTGAATTTAGACTCAATTATAGTGATACAAAAACCTAAGTTAAGACCACATATAGATAGTATTAGAGATAATATTGCAAAAATTTTGGAAATAGAGCCTGAACTTGTAAATGTAAAGGCTAAAACTGAAGAAAAATTAGGTTTCACAGGAGATGAAACGGGAGTTAAATCATATTGTGTAGTTTTATTGGAGAAAGATAATGTTAGATAAGACTTCTTTTAGAAAATCTGTACTTACTTTTTTATTGCCCATAGCAATACAAAATTTAATAAATGTTGCTATCTCAAGTACAGACGTTATTATGCTTGGAAGATATAGTGAGGTGGCACTATCAGCCTCTTCACTTGCAGGGCAAGTACAATTTATTTTAATTTTACTATTCTTTGGAATAGCCTCAGGGGCAACTGTTTTAACAGCACAGTACTGGGGTAAAAAAGATATAAAGTCTATTGAAAAAGTTTTGGCTATTGGAATAAAAATAGCCTTTTTTGTGAGCATAGGCTTTTTTATCTTTGCTTTTTTCTTTTCAAGAACTGCTATGAGATTGTTTAGTAATGATGAAGCCACTATCTTACAAGGAATAAGGTATTTAAAAATAGTTAGTTTTTCATATTTAACAACTTCTATTTCCATAGTATATTTAGTTACTATGAGAAGTGTTGAAAGAGTTGGAGTATCAACGGTTGCTTATGCAACTTCCTTTGTTAGTAACTTAATAATCAACTATCTTTTAATATATGGAAACTTTGGTTTTCCTGAAATGGGAGTTGAAGGAGCGGCAATAGGAACACTTGTTGCAAGAATTATTGAACTAGGAATAGTATTCTATTACAATTCTAAGAATCATCACTTTGTTTCTATTAAATGGAAATATATTAAGAGTTTAGATCCTGTTTTAAAGAAAGATTTTTTTAAATATTCAGCACCTACTATGATGAATGAACTTTTATGGGCTGGAGGAACAGCAGCAGGGATAGCTATCTTAGGTAGACTAGGAACTTCTATAGTAGCAGCGAACTCTATAACATCTGTTGTTAGACAACTAGCAATGGTTTTTGCTTTTGGACTTGCAAACACAGCAGCAGTTATGGTTGGAAAAGAAATTGGTAAAAAAGATTTTCATACAGCAGAAATCTATGCAAAGAAACTTTTGTTTTACTCTTTCCTTTCAAGTTTGGTAGGAGTTGCCTTACTTTATATTGCAAAACCTTTTATCATAAGTAAGTTTGCTTTGAATGCTGAAGTGGAAGATTTTTTAAATCATACTATAAATGTTTTATTTTACTATATACCTTTACAAAGTATTTCAGCAGTTTTAATTGTTGGAGTATTTAGAGCTGGTGGAGATACAAAGTTTGCACTGATATCAGATGCTATACCACTTTGGTGTGGTTCAGTCTTACTTTCTGCCGTAGGAGCTTTCTATTTAGGACTTTCTACAAAACTTGTCTATATTTTAATAATGTCAGATGAAATTATTAAATTACCTCTAATTATTTGGAGATATAGAAGTAGAAAATGGATAAATAATATCACAAGAGAATTGAAATAGAAAATATTAGGGGGAAAAATGGATAATAAAAAAGAACAAGAAAGAGCAGAATTACATAGAACAATATGGGCTATTGCCAATGATTTAAGGGGGAGTGTAGATGGTTGGGACTTTAAGCAATATGTTTTAGGAATTCTGTTCTATAGATATATTTCTGAAAATTTAACTAACTACATCAATAAAGGAGAAATTGAAGCAGGAAACCCTGATTTTAACTATGCAGATTTAAGTGATGAAGAGGCGATAGTTGCAAAAGAAGATTTAATAGCAACAAAGGGATTTTTTATTCTACCTAGTGAGCTATTTGTAAATGTTAGAAAAAGAGCAGATAAAGATGAAAACTTAAATGTAACTTTACATAATATATTTACTAATATTGAAAATTCAGCAAATGGAACTGAAAGTGAAAATGATTTAAAAGGTTTATTTGATGACATAGATGTTAACAGTAATAAATTAGGTGGAACAGTAGCTAAGAGAAATGAAAACTTAGTTAATTTATTAAATGGTGTTGGAGATATGAAGTTAGGAGATTATCAAGAAAATACCATTGATGCCTTTGGAGATGCCTATGAATATTTAATGGGAATGTATGCTTCAAATGCAGGGAAAAGTGGTGGAGAATACTATACTCCTCAAGAAGTTTCAGAACTTTTAACTAAACTTACGTTAGTAGGAAAAGCAGAAGTAAATAAGGTATATGACCCAGCCTGTGGTAGTGGTTCATTACTGTTAAAATTTGCAAAAATTTTAGGAAAAGATAATGTAAGAAATGGTTTTTATGGACAAGAAATAAATATCACAACATATAACCTATGCCGTATAAATATGTTTTTACATGACATAGATTTTGATAAATTTGATATTGCTCATGGAGATACTTTAACAGAGCCAGCACATTGGGACGATGAACCTTTTGAAGCTATAGTTTCTAATCCTCCTTACTCAATAAAATGGGAAGGTGATGGCAGCCAAATATTAATTAATGACTCTCGTTTCTCGCCAGCAGGAGTACTTGCACCTAAATCAAAAGCAGACTTAGCTTTTATTATGCACTCTCTTTCTTGGCTTGCACCTAATGGAACAGCAGCTATAGTATGTTTCCCTGGAGTAATGTATCGTAGTGGTGCTGAACAAAAAATTCGTAAGTACTTAATAGATAATAACTACATTGATTGCATTATTCAATTGCCAGATAATCTATTTTATGGAACAAGTATAGCTACTTGTATTATGGTAATGAAGAAAGCAAAAACTGATAATAAAGTATTATTCATAGATGCCTCAAAAGAATTTGTAAAAGTTACTAATAGTAATAAGATGACAGAAAAACATATCAATGATATAGTGGAAAAATTTACCAAGAGAGAAAATGTAGAATATATTTCAAATCTTGTTGACTATGAAAAAATAGTTGAAGAAAACTATAACTTATCTGTTTCAACTTATGTTGAAAAAGAAGATACTAGTGAAAAAATAGACATAGTTGAATTAAACAAAGAAATTCAAAGAATTGTTGCAAGAGAAGAAGAATTAAGAAAAGAAATAGATAAGATTATTGCTGAAATTGAAATTAAATAAAAAGTAACTAGTAGCTTTCTAGTATTTTCTAGTAACTTTCTAGTAAGAGTAGAAAATGATTGAAATACAAGGGATTTTTAAATAACAAAGTAACTAGTAGCTTTCTAGTAAAAAAAGAAAATTATTGAAATATAAAGAATTTTTAGAGAAAGACTAGTAAGTAAAGTTACAAGTAGGTTACAAGTAAGTTATAAGCTCAAAAGTTAAAGCTAGAAAAAATGGCGAGTTATATAGGAGAGAAGTTACAAGTAGGTTACAAGTAAGTTATAAGCTCAAAAGTTAAAGCTAGAAAAAATGGCAAGTTATATAGGAGAGAAGTTACAAGTAGGTTACAAGTAAGATAAAATTTCTAAAAAGAGGGAAGAAATGAGTAGATTAGATGAATTGATAAAAGAGTTATGCCCTAATGGAGTGGAATATAAGGAATTGGGAGAAATATTTAATTTGAAAAATGGATATACTCCTTCAAAAGCTAATAAAGAATATTGGGAAGACACTGACATTAATTGGTTTAGAATAGAAGATATAAATACTAATGGGAGAGTACTTAGTAGTTCAATAGAAAAAGTAAATAAAAAAGGTGTTAAGGGGAAATTACTTCCTAAAAATACACTAATAATTTCAACATCAGCAACTATAGGAGAGTATGCTTTAATAACTGAAGAATTTTTATGTAATCAAAGATTTTCTTGTTTAATTATAAAAAAAGAATACAAGAATATTTTATCACCAATGTTTCTAAGATATTATGCTCATATTTTATCAAAAAAATGTAAAGAAAATATAAAGATAGGGAATTTCCCATCAGTAGATATGGATAAGTTCAAAAAATTTTTAATACCACTTCCACCACTAGAGATTCAAAATGAGATAGTTAGGATTTTAGATACCTTTACAGCCCTAACAGCAGAGCTAACAGCAGAGCTAACAGCTAGAAAAAAACAATATTCTTGGTATAGAGATTATTTATTAAATTTTGAAAATAAGGTAGAAATTGTAAAATTAGGAAGTATTGTAGAAGTATATGATGGAACTCATCAAACTCCTGATTATAAAACTAGTGGAATACCTTTTGTAAGTGTAGAAAATATAGATAGTATATATAGTACAGAAAAATATGTATCAGAAGAAGATTTTGAAAAAAACTATAAAATTAAGCCTAGAATAGATGATGTTTTTATGACAAGAATAGGAACAGTAGGAAAATGTGCTATTGTTACAAAAAATATTCCATTAGCTTATTATGTGTCACTTGCACTTTTAAGACCTAATAAAAATAAGATAGATGCTAGATATTTAAAATATATTATTGAAAGTGGAGTTGGTAGAAAGGAATTAAATAAAAGAATATTATTCACTGCCGTTCCAATAAAAATAAATAAAGGTGATATAGATAAAATTGAAATTCCTTTACCACCATTAGAAGTTCAAAAAAGAATAGTTGAAGTTTTAGATAATTTTGAAAAAATATGTAATGATTTAAATATAGGACTTCCTGCTGAGATAGAAGCAAGACAAAAACAATATGAATTTTACAGAAATTTTCTCTTGACATTCAATAATGAAGAAATTTATGCTCTAAGCAAGCAAGCAAGCAAGCAAGCAAGCAAGCAAGCAAGCAAGCAAGCAAGCAAGCAAGCAAGCAAGCAAGCAAGCAAGCCCAAAATCTAATTAAAATTCTTCAATATGTTTATGGTTATGTTGAATTAGAATTAGATAAAGTTGCAAATATCACAATGGGTGTTTCTCCAAGTGGAAATTCCATAACAGATATAAAAAGTGAAAAAAATATAGAATTTCACCAAGGAAAAACATATTTTGGAGAAACTATGTTGTTACAATCAAATGTATATACAAATGAACCAAAAAAGTATGCTGAAAATAATAGTATTGTTATGAGCGTAAGGGCACCAGTAGGGGATACTAATATGGTAGATAGGAAAATATCAATAGGTAGAGGTTTGTGTTCTATACTAGCAGATGAAAAAATTTCTCTTACAAAATATCTATACTACTATATAAAATCAAATGTAGATAAGTTAAAAGCAATGTCAAATGGGTCAACATTTGAAGCTATAAATTCAGAAAGCATAAGAAAATTTACTGTTTCTTTACCACCACTAGAAGAACAACAAAGAATAGTTGATATTTTAGATAGGTTCGATAAATTATGTAATGATATATCAGAAGGATTACCAGCTGAGATAGAAACAAGACAAAAACAATATGAGTATTATAGAGAAAAACTATTAAACTTTAAAAAATTATAGTTTAATTTTTATTAGAAAGTTCCTAACAAAAAAAGTTAGGAATTTTTTAATTTTCTAAATAAAAAAATATTGCAAAAAAATACAAAAAAGTATATAATTACTTTAAGAGGAGGGATGCAAGAATGAAAATATTTATGTTATCTTTTAAAGTAAATGGAGTAAAAAATATAGAAAAAGATATTGAAATTAACTTTTATAATAAGACTTTAAAAAGATTTAGTCCTTGTGGTAGCAATGTAAAAGGAATATTTGGACCAAATGGAATAGGAAAGACTTCTATAATAAAAGGAATGGATATACTTAGAAAAATATCTTTAAATGATAATTATTTAACTAATGATTTCAATTTAATTATATTGGATAAAATTATCAATAAAAAGATTGAAAAAGCGAGTTTAGAAATAGAATTTTTAGTTATAGACGACAAAAAAAAGAAATCTAGATATGTACACAGTATAACTATTGCGATAACTTCCCCTAAAGAAATAAAAATATTATTTGAAAATATAAAGAAAAAAGATCCAAACACAGATCAAGTAGTAGGAGAAATTTTAATAGAAAATGGAATTATAAAAAATGATAGCTTACATAAAGATGATTTAAAATCTGAAATTGTAGATATTACAAAAAATTTATTAGAAAAAAGAAGTATTGTAAATATAGTGAAACCTTCTGTTCTAAAAAGTATAGACCTAGAAAAGATTCGTTATTTTTATAGAAAATTACATATAAAAATTGATAGAGAAGATAGTCATTTAGGATATGCTTTAATGGATAATCCTTTAAAAGATGATATACCATTTAATGATTCTATTGGAAATTATGATATGATTATATCAAAAAATAATTTACCAATATTTGAAGATTATTTAAGAAGAATGACTGAGTTTTTAAAAATATTCAAACCAAATTTAAGAAATATAGAATATGAGAAAAAAGAAGGAAAAGAAGAATACTATATCAATATTTTATTTGTTTATGATGACTATAAAGTAAACTATGAATTTGAAAGTATGGGTATAAAAAATCTTTTTAGCTTATTTACATATTTTAGAGCTTTAAGTGAAGATGAAGTAGTAGTTATAGATGAAATAGA harbors:
- the rfaE1 gene encoding D-glycero-beta-D-manno-heptose-7-phosphate kinase, whose product is MIKKLIENFKNIKIAVIGDLMLDEYIMGKVERISPEAPVPVVKVTEEKFVLGGAANVINNLAALGANVYCGGLVGNDNNAEKLINAFPKNVDCNLILKADNRPTIVKKRVIAGHQQLLRLDWEEEFSINEEEENIIIENLKSHIKELDAIILSDYNKGLLTKSLSQKIINLCRENNVIVTVDPKPKNITNFVGASSITPNKKEAYLAVDANSREDIDIVGRKLKEQYKLDTVLITRSEEGMTLYDEGIHNIPTYAKEVYDVTGAGDTVISVFTLARAAGATWEEAAKIANAAGGIVVGKIGTSTVSEKELISTYNSIYNIGGTCEC
- the ispF gene encoding 2-C-methyl-D-erythritol 2,4-cyclodiphosphate synthase, which codes for MLRIGNGYDVHRLVEGRRLMLGGVEVPHTKGVLGHSDGDVLLHAITDAIIGALGLGDIGLHFPDNDENLKDIDSAILLKKINNIMKEKNYRIVNLDSIIVIQKPKLRPHIDSIRDNIAKILEIEPELVNVKAKTEEKLGFTGDETGVKSYCVVLLEKDNVR
- a CDS encoding MATE family efflux transporter is translated as MLDKTSFRKSVLTFLLPIAIQNLINVAISSTDVIMLGRYSEVALSASSLAGQVQFILILLFFGIASGATVLTAQYWGKKDIKSIEKVLAIGIKIAFFVSIGFFIFAFFFSRTAMRLFSNDEATILQGIRYLKIVSFSYLTTSISIVYLVTMRSVERVGVSTVAYATSFVSNLIINYLLIYGNFGFPEMGVEGAAIGTLVARIIELGIVFYYNSKNHHFVSIKWKYIKSLDPVLKKDFFKYSAPTMMNELLWAGGTAAGIAILGRLGTSIVAANSITSVVRQLAMVFAFGLANTAAVMVGKEIGKKDFHTAEIYAKKLLFYSFLSSLVGVALLYIAKPFIISKFALNAEVEDFLNHTINVLFYYIPLQSISAVLIVGVFRAGGDTKFALISDAIPLWCGSVLLSAVGAFYLGLSTKLVYILIMSDEIIKLPLIIWRYRSRKWINNITRELK
- a CDS encoding type I restriction-modification system subunit M is translated as MDNKKEQERAELHRTIWAIANDLRGSVDGWDFKQYVLGILFYRYISENLTNYINKGEIEAGNPDFNYADLSDEEAIVAKEDLIATKGFFILPSELFVNVRKRADKDENLNVTLHNIFTNIENSANGTESENDLKGLFDDIDVNSNKLGGTVAKRNENLVNLLNGVGDMKLGDYQENTIDAFGDAYEYLMGMYASNAGKSGGEYYTPQEVSELLTKLTLVGKAEVNKVYDPACGSGSLLLKFAKILGKDNVRNGFYGQEINITTYNLCRINMFLHDIDFDKFDIAHGDTLTEPAHWDDEPFEAIVSNPPYSIKWEGDGSQILINDSRFSPAGVLAPKSKADLAFIMHSLSWLAPNGTAAIVCFPGVMYRSGAEQKIRKYLIDNNYIDCIIQLPDNLFYGTSIATCIMVMKKAKTDNKVLFIDASKEFVKVTNSNKMTEKHINDIVEKFTKRENVEYISNLVDYEKIVEENYNLSVSTYVEKEDTSEKIDIVELNKEIQRIVAREEELRKEIDKIIAEIEIK
- a CDS encoding restriction endonuclease subunit S, with amino-acid sequence MSRLDELIKELCPNGVEYKELGEIFNLKNGYTPSKANKEYWEDTDINWFRIEDINTNGRVLSSSIEKVNKKGVKGKLLPKNTLIISTSATIGEYALITEEFLCNQRFSCLIIKKEYKNILSPMFLRYYAHILSKKCKENIKIGNFPSVDMDKFKKFLIPLPPLEIQNEIVRILDTFTALTAELTAELTARKKQYSWYRDYLLNFENKVEIVKLGSIVEVYDGTHQTPDYKTSGIPFVSVENIDSIYSTEKYVSEEDFEKNYKIKPRIDDVFMTRIGTVGKCAIVTKNIPLAYYVSLALLRPNKNKIDARYLKYIIESGVGRKELNKRILFTAVPIKINKGDIDKIEIPLPPLEVQKRIVEVLDNFEKICNDLNIGLPAEIEARQKQYEFYRNFLLTFNNEEIYALSKQASKQASKQASKQASKQASKQASKPKI
- a CDS encoding restriction endonuclease subunit S; translated protein: MGVSPSGNSITDIKSEKNIEFHQGKTYFGETMLLQSNVYTNEPKKYAENNSIVMSVRAPVGDTNMVDRKISIGRGLCSILADEKISLTKYLYYYIKSNVDKLKAMSNGSTFEAINSESIRKFTVSLPPLEEQQRIVDILDRFDKLCNDISEGLPAEIETRQKQYEYYREKLLNFKKL
- a CDS encoding AAA family ATPase, translated to MKIFMLSFKVNGVKNIEKDIEINFYNKTLKRFSPCGSNVKGIFGPNGIGKTSIIKGMDILRKISLNDNYLTNDFNLIILDKIINKKIEKASLEIEFLVIDDKKKKSRYVHSITIAITSPKEIKILFENIKKKDPNTDQVVGEILIENGIIKNDSLHKDDLKSEIVDITKNLLEKRSIVNIVKPSVLKSIDLEKIRYFYRKLHIKIDREDSHLGYALMDNPLKDDIPFNDSIGNYDMIISKNNLPIFEDYLRRMTEFLKIFKPNLRNIEYEKKEGKEEYYINILFVYDDYKVNYEFESMGIKNLFSLFTYFRALSEDEVVVIDEIDTSIHDIYLNKLIEFFAVDGKGQLVFTAHNITLLQTLKKYKHSIDFINENMEVISWIKNGNSSPFKSYKDGYIKGLPFNIKEYDFLEIFSQESDVE